TCAGCACATGTTCCAAAAGACCTTGGATCTGGGTTGACGGGTACTTTCCATAACTTGGTTCAACCAAGGAACGTATCTAACAATGATACAGGGTCCCAGATGTCTACTTATAAGAGTCATTATTACACTCATACGCCATCCTTAAAGACCTGGTCTACGAtcaaatgatttttttagtttacaatctatttttgtttctaaGCAAGTTTATCACGCAAATACATAAgtatatttttactttctaTTCTTCCtagtttatatttatttcattGTAACTTTCTTAGAAGCTCGGTCCTCTCGCTATATAGTAGGATCTGCAACATATTTGGATGTGGGTGGGCGttctccttcttttttagaTGTAAGGTCCAACACGTATAACAGGTGATACACATAGAAAGACACGTGGAAATAACAGTCATTTACGAATATTTAAAACCTGAGCAACTCCGTCAAATTTGATCTTAATCTTTTCTGGGGCCCCATCTAATTCCCAGAAAGCCCTTCGAATTAGAAACCGGATGCAATTTTGGCTTGATCAAATAGTAACGCTTCTCTCCGGGAACATCAACGTACATGTTGATAAAGTCAGGTTGATAATTCTGTTTGGATTCTTTAGCCTCTAAGTGAACCAAcgctattttctttttggatTCAACGTGGAATCTCATATAGTGATGTGTCCTACCTTCTTTAtctaattttttggtaGATACTATAGGCCTGTTTCTTGTCCATTTGTCATTCGTTATAAGCTCACCGTACGCTTtcaatctttcttttcccgTAATGCCATCGTCGCACTGTAACAAACTTCTTAtatctttgtttttctctACCATAGAAACTGCTCTGTTGAAAAGCTGTGTATCACCTGAAGGCGAAAATAGTTCTGAAAGAATTAGGTAAATAACAATAGCAGATATACCAACAGCTCCTATCACAAGTATGCCAGAAAAGGTGAACGTAGAAGCGGATTTTACTTGAGGCCATAATGGCTTAGGTTTATTCCTAGTCTTGTCATCCTTCTTTCCTGATGTTGCGCCGGTGCCATTACTATATAATCTTGTTCTAAGCAGTGACGTATGAGTTATTACCGATGAGTTCACGAAAGTATTATATCGTGGAAACAAAGGCTTTCTATGTCCTAAACGGAGTAAAGACCTAGGCAAACTTGAGCTCATTGTTTAAACTTGGAGTcaggaaaataatatacGAATGATTTTACCAACCTGATATCTAAAATTAAATTTAGAACTATAACCTGCTGTCACTGGCGGAAAAATACGCCCTCAGGTTTGACCTAGTAGAGCTGAACATCTTTTCACTGCTTTCTGTATCCTTTATTTATTGGAGCTTCCGAAACTTCCCAAgaaaagtgaagaaaaaaccaggaaaatcaaaagacaTGACGCATATAATGTacaccttttttttttcgcgGCCAAAAATTTAACCTACTCATCTAGATCAGTGGTTGGTAGAGCAGTATTCCGTCATTTTTCATGTCCAGGTTCGAAGCTGACCTGGTATTATCcggttttttttcttgttgaccaataggaaaaaaaaaaattaaaataaaGTCACAGaaattcaatgaatattataaatttttcttgtttgttTCCCTAgttgttatttttataaaaaaaattcttgtaGACAATAAAATAAGAAATGCCCATTTTGTAACTTAGCGAAAGATGCCCAGTACATCCCTTTTACACCCGTGCATTAAAGGTGTTTGGGTTTAATAGGAGCTTTATCATAtctctttgattttttttctgctgTCCTCGGCTTGAGGGACTCACAGAGATCTGGAAATTTTCAGATTGTCAGTGCTTAGGATGGGTTGTCAGTAGACGGTGGCCGCCGTGGATGGGAAATCTCATACGTTTACACACATAGTGTTTGGAAATTAATAGTAGCAATAGCTATCTGGCTACTGTTTTAAAGTATTAGCCCGTTCTCAgtgcttcttttttaaggAATAACAACGGCAAGACCAAAGATATATCAAATATGGCTAAGCAATCTCTAGGTATGTTTGGAGGATACGAATAACGATAGAAAACATGAGTGAATTTCCGTCCACGAAAAAATGTTAACATAAAATGCAAGAGAACAATTAATCGAATAATGTTAAATTATTGTAAAACAATGTGTATGATGAGGAGGAATGTACCtaagccaaaaaaaaaaaaaaaaaaaaaaaaaaaaaaagaaacagcTTTTGCATATTCAATCCAGGCATAGGGCGACTATTTAGCACTCAACGATTTTTAAGCTTGTGTATTGCTGACATAAATTCCGGCTTTAGAATccaatattgaaaaacgTGAGTACGCAGAGGAGATAGAAGAAAAGTAGGAAGTTACCGTTTATATTGATTTGTGAAATGCATACTCCGTTGGATGTGGGGCAACATAGATTTAAGTGTGGATGAAAATTATGTGCTcattgtgaaaaaaaagttttgcTTTTActaacaaatttttttattatttgttttcaatAGACGTTTCCTCTGACAGAAGAAAGGCCAGAAAGGCTTATTTCACTGCTCCATCCTCTGAACGTCGTGTTTTGTTATCTGCTCCATTATCCAAGGAATTGAGAGCTCAATATGGTATCAAGGCTTTGCCAATCAGAAGAGACGATGAAGTCTTGGTTGTTCGTGGTTCCAAGAAGGGTCAAGAAGGTAAGATTTCATCTGTTTACAGATTGAAGTTTGCTGTTCAAGTTGACAAGGTCACCAAGGAAAAGGTCAACGGTGCTTCCGTTCCAATTAACTTGCACCCATCCAAGCTTGTTATCACTAAGTTACACTTGGACAAGGACAGAAAGGCTTTGATCCAAAGAAAGGGTGGTAAATTGGAATAAACTAGCTCGACTTTAACATAGATCatacaaaaaatacaataaatAAATCCTGTGTTTCttttatgtatattttttatcaatttcaatttagTTTAGTTTagtttctttaaaaataaaattgtaATTTCTCACATTCTGCCTTCGGGTCTCAAGGGCTGGTTGGTAGACGAATGCGCTTGTTTCTAGCTGAGCGGCAGATGCATGAATTCAATgcaagaaaatgagaaaacTTCCAATATTAAAATGTGATTGTTAATTATTAGTATATTTATGacaatatatatatgtacataGGGTGATTATGAAGATGAGTAAGATGCGAATGGATATGAGGATATGAATCTTTTTAGAGACAATGAAGATGCAAAGAAGTAGTTAAGCACATTGACCTCAGGGTTGCTATATGCTACTTTTAGTCCGTTGGATTTCTGAAGCAGTATTGGCcacaaaaatttcttcattatttctaCGATTAGAGTTTCTTCTGGATTTTTCTCGTCCCTGAGACTTACTCCTTTTCAAGTCATTTTCAGCAGCAGCTTTGATTAAATCATATCTTGTGATTTTACTTGGAGAGCTATTGTGATGGGAACTTTGTCTGCATGTGACTGTATTAGTCAGAGATGTTATGGGCTTAACCATAAGGGAAGAAACTATGGCACGCATGAATGAATTACTGCTTTTACTGCTGTCATCTGTTGAGTTTGCTGAGTCTTCCGTTCTTGTAGTCTTGGCTGGTGTGAGTAACATTACGTATTGTTTCTGTAGAGAAGATAACTTATAACTTCCGTCTTGTCACTAGTTGTTTTAATTATATGTTTGTTACAAGTTTTTATGTATAGATATATGTTACAACTTTTAGAAGTATTGTGGACATAACAGAGAGAAGGGAATGTTGctatatttatatattttatatattgCCCTCAAAACTGTatctcatctttttttctgcaatCCTTGCTTTCGTAATCTAAGTGTGGGTGACATGCTAAATCCGCGGCTTTCCTTAAGCTTTTTCACAAACCATCTATTATGTCCAGAAGCTCCGCTGATTATCCGTGGAAAAGGGTCTTATTCTGCCGTAGGAAACTTCTTCTCGAGAAAAAAGTGAGTTCACCCGCGGCGCTCTCGTAAAACCCGAGGGCCGATTCTTTCCCTCCGTGGAACAATCGGCCCCGCGGCGTCAGAGGGTATTATCTCCGCAAGTGATAGAACTCACATTTATTCTACGTTCTGCATGGTTTTgattatcttcttttgcaCGATGTCACATACTTTTTCGATTACCGTCGCTTTACACAGTAACTGTTTAAAACGAGCGTTCTTAATTAATAACTGTAGGAGAGCAGGCTTTCGGCTTTCTTTATGAGAAATAAGGACTACTCCAGCTTGCCAAGTTTTATCCAGTTACACAAACGCTCAAGATCGCCTCGCTAaaatagatgaaaaaataagaaaaatgaaatgttCAACCTAATCCCTTTTGGATTTATCATTGAAAGATCGCtgatttattcttttccaatACGCCTCGTAATTCTCTTTCAATGTCAAAGGCGCCAGATTGTAAGAATCTGTCATGTAAAATAATCTGACAATACGTAGTTTTAAAAACCAATTGATTAAACCAAGCTCTCTTATGATGCcaactataaaaaaataaagtgaTCCAGTCAGTGCCCCCACGCTGAATCCCACGATTACTTGATCTAAATTGTGGTAGTGCAAGTAAACTCTGGAAAAGCAAACGCAAAACGATAATAAAGCCAATGCACCAGAAAAAATGCATTTTTCTAAGAAGTTTAGATTCTTCCAGGAAGTGTATATCTTCAGAGAGTTATAGGTAAAACAAAACCCCATGAATTGGGAGTGTGCACTGGGCATCCCGTAACCGGATCTTATAGTGTCATTTTGGAACGACGCACCGAACGATACGGGGCGTGGCTGttttattatattcttGATCACGTTATTGAATATTTCGTTCATCAATTGGCCAAAGGCTACAATGCAGGCTTCTAACTCTCTTGTGATGATAAACCACGACAAATAAAAAGCTAGCACTAGGATGGGCATCAGCGAGAAATATGCACTAAGGAATGATAGAAAGTCATGCGAATCATAGAGAATGTATGTGTCATCGAATGGTATAACATTTGGATTTGGATTTATTGCAGCGGCGGTACTATTCATGATATGATCCGAttcaaaacaaattttgatGTAGATAAAATGCCTGGTATAATGAGTGgtagagaagaaaattagACGAAAAGAATGAGAACGAAGAAATGATTTAAAGTGATCACAGTGGCAATCACTTTCCCCTTTTTAACGCGTGTTGAGCAATCGATTGATGTCTCTACCATATGTAGCATTTTCTCAGAAGGcaaacttttctttttctttctacttttccaacaagaaattttaaGTTTTCCCAGAAACCCGAATTCTCCTATTTCATCCACCACGTAAGAACGGTTTTCTTCCTGGCGTAATTAAAAgcataaagaaaaactgaACAAGCTCTAGATGTAGATCAGGGTATACATGGTGCGCTTCAGTAAGTGTACTGTACCACTAGTTTGGCGTCTGTCACTTGAATTGCGGATTTGTGTAGAGCAATGAAAGCGCTGCTTCTGCCGccatcaaaaaaaactgagTAGTTATTAAAGCCTATGTATGAcaatataaaaatgtaTACAGATCAGTCTGTATATAAATCATGAAAAtatctttaaaaatttcaagagcGTGTTTCCGCTAAACCTTGTCATATTCAACACAAATCAGTATCATTCTCGGCGTAAATTACATGCGAATCTCCCTAATTGTGATTCAATATTCCAGCGAACCCCGAGAATTTAAATAGAACAGAGTATATGCATTTATTAACAGTTATTACGCCTTGTCCCCAGGGAGAGTAGTAAGGGATATGGGCATTTATAAATGTACATAAGTCACGTTTTTGCAGccaataaaat
This sequence is a window from Saccharomyces cerevisiae S288C chromosome VII, complete sequence. Protein-coding genes within it:
- a CDS encoding uncharacterized protein (hypothetical protein, potential Cdc28p substrate; transcription is activated by paralogous transcription factors Yrm1p and Yrr1p along with genes involved in multidrug resistance; YGR035C has a paralog, YLR346C, that arose from the whole genome duplication); amino-acid sequence: MLLTPAKTTRTEDSANSTDDSSKSSNSFMRAIVSSLMVKPITSLTNTVTCRQSSHHNSSPSKITRYDLIKAAAENDLKRSKSQGREKSRRNSNRRNNEEIFVANTASEIQRTKSSI
- a CDS encoding uncharacterized protein (hypothetical protein), with amino-acid sequence MLLYLYILYIALKTVSHLFFCNPCFRNLSVGDMLNPRLSLSFFTNHLLCPEAPLIIRGKGSYSAVGNFFSRKK
- the RPL26B gene encoding 60S ribosomal protein uL24 RPL26B (Ribosomal 60S subunit protein L26B; binds to 5.8S rRNA; non-essential even when paralog is also deleted; deletion has minimal affections on ribosome biosynthesis; homologous to mammalian ribosomal protein L26 and bacterial L24; RPL26B has a paralog, RPL26A, that arose from the whole genome duplication), whose product is MAKQSLDVSSDRRKARKAYFTAPSSERRVLLSAPLSKELRAQYGIKALPIRRDDEVLVVRGSKKGQEGKISSVYRLKFAVQVDKVTKEKVNGASVPINLHPSKLVITKLHLDKDRKALIQRKGGKLE
- the TIM21 gene encoding Tim21p (Nonessential component of the TIM23 complex; interacts with the Translocase of the Outer Mitochondrial membrane (TOM complex) and with respiratory enzymes; may regulate the Translocase of the Inner Mitochondrial membrane (TIM23 complex) activity); this encodes MSSSLPRSLLRLGHRKPLFPRYNTFVNSSVITHTSLLRTRLYSNGTGATSGKKDDKTRNKPKPLWPQVKSASTFTFSGILVIGAVGISAIVIYLILSELFSPSGDTQLFNRAVSMVEKNKDIRSLLQCDDGITGKERLKAYGELITNDKWTRNRPIVSTKKLDKEGRTHHYMRFHVESKKKIALVHLEAKESKQNYQPDFINMYVDVPGEKRYYLIKPKLHPVSNSKGFLGIRWGPRKD
- the CAX4 gene encoding dolichyldiphosphatase (Dolichyl pyrophosphate (Dol-P-P) phosphatase; cleaves the anhydride linkage in Dol-P-P; involved in synthesis of Dol-P-P-linked oligosaccharide intermediate required for protein N-glycosylation; has a luminally oriented active site in the ER; mutation affects vesicular transport, membrane and cell wall biogenesis and lipid homeostasis); translated protein: MNSTAAAINPNPNVIPFDDTYILYDSHDFLSFLSAYFSLMPILVLAFYLSWFIITRELEACIVAFGQLMNEIFNNVIKNIIKQPRPVSFGASFQNDTIRSGYGMPSAHSQFMGFCFTYNSLKIYTSWKNLNFLEKCIFSGALALLSFCVCFSRVYLHYHNLDQVIVGFSVGALTGSLYFFIVGIIRELGLINWFLKLRIVRLFYMTDSYNLAPLTLKENYEAYWKRINQRSFNDKSKRD